ACGCTCCCAACAACGAAGAGGCAAGCGCTGCGATCGCGAAGTCGGGCCGGTCGATAAGGATTTCGGAGTGCAGGCCTCGCGCGGCAATACCCGGCGTCACCTGTACTGGCATCATCACAACAACGTCAGGCTCCTTTGCCGGCTCGGCGCAGCCGGGCGTGCTTTCCTTTGCGAGGATCGACGGCACCTGGGCGCAAATCCAATAGTCGATATCGGAGGCGAACTATGAGACCGTTCCTGATTATGGTCGCGGCATTGACAGGGACAGCCCTTGGCTTCCCGGCCAGCGGCGCAAAAGCCGACGACGCCTCCTGGGGATGTCAGGTTCTGTTGTGTGCGGCATCGCAAAATCCGTCCTGGCACGGTGTTCCCTACTGTGTTCCACCTATGACAAAGCTCATCGCCGCAATGAAGCAACCGGGTTTTTCTTGGCCGATTTGCCATGAGGCCAAGGCCGGCAAGCCAGGACGAGAGAACTACGAGGATTGCCCCGCCGGAACGACCGTCGGCTATAGCCCGCAGGGCGATAATGGCTGGCGAGGCGAGCCCGACCAGTGCATCAAAACAGTCGATGTCTGCCGATCACCGATCGATCGCAATGCCAATATGAGGCAGTCAGGTATGACGATAGGGCGCAGTTTCGGCAACGGCCGCGATGGTTGTATCCAGCAAGTTGCCACGCCGCGGCCGCGGCGAGCCGATCCGTATTTCTTCGACATCCCGAATGACCAGGGCGTGAAGGAAAGGTTCTGGTTTAACCTCAATCACTAGCCCAGGCCGATCGTGCACTGTGACAGGAAAATCAGGACGTGGTCTCGGGAGCTTTTTTCTTCCCTCGGCGCGCTTTCAAAGCTTCTATCCGAGAGAGATCCTCTTCGGTGACCCTGAGCAAATCCTCGATAATGACATTCCACTCGCGCTGCATCTTGTCGAGGGTCGACAGCTTGACGTCACGCATGGCGCGGGTCACTTGCGACATATAGGCTTCCGATACACCGAGTTGCTCGGCCAGATCCTTGTTCGACAAGCCCCTCTCGGTCTTCAATCGCCGCAGGCCAATGGCGAGCCTTTCTTGAAACGACAGCGCCTTCAATATCGAAACGTCCGCTGGGTTGCCGGACTGATCGTCTTTCACACGAGACATGCAACGCCTTCCTTGGCGGAAGATGTGCTTAATGCGGCTCGAGCAAACGTATCATCCCGGCGACAGAGGGTGCTGCCGCAGCTGCTGGTCCGGGACTTGTTCGAAATTCTACTGCGCATCCAATGCCTGACGCCGGCTAGAGACCATTATGACGAAGCGTAAACCCTTTGTTGCCTATCTCTTGCATCCAAGCGTTCACGACTTCGTTACACGTCTTACACTGCGACGATCACGCCCTGCAAGAGGATGGCGGAGCCCGGTAGTTGGTGCCGTATTCAATCGGCACAAATCCTCATGGACAGGCCCTCCATAGATTTCGTCCCTTGCCGCAACTCACTCAGCACTTATACTGAAGTTATATTTTTGAGTTTGAATTCGAAGGAGGCTCGATGACGTCGCTCAAAAAGCGCGGCTACCGATTTGACTTGCGGCGGCTATCTTTGGCCACCCTGGTTCTCGGATGTGTTTTCCTCCTTGCCCACATCGCAATCCGAGACAGCCTCACGCTGGGCTACGCGATGATGATCCCGGTCTATGCGTTCCTTTCGGCTGTGCTCGAAGGTTCGCGCCTCGACAAAGGCGGCCGTTGGAACATCCAAGCTTGGGGAGAGACGATCCTCGCTATCGCCGGGGCGATGGCAGTGGGATATCTCGGATATCGGCTCTGGCTCCTCGGCTATTGAAGGGATCTGGCATGCGGATCGTCGTTCGCAACAGTTCAGCCCATCCACTTACCGACCTGTCCGGCCGAGAGACAACCGCGTTGCGTGCATGGTATGGCAACGCTGCATCCAACGAGGATGAGGCAATTGCGCTTTCGGTTATCAAGCGCGCTAAAGTGATGGACGGCTGGATTGAATGCGATTGCCTCGCGGCCGGCTTGCAGCCATTGCTCGCACCGATCCAGCAGGAGCGTACATTTACGCTGCGACGACTGACCTCGAAGGACGCGGATCCCGACCGGCATGAAGAGCGGCCAAACCATGCGCAGACGTGCCCGTTCCATGTAGACAAGGACGCCGCTCCCGCCCTTTTCGATCGTCGCTATCAGATCCGCCCGCTGCCAAAATCGGGGCGCAGCTACGTCGACGCCCTTCCGGCCATTCCCAACCGCCTTGCTGATATCTCGGACGATGATCCCACCCGATCGAGGGAACGAAACGACCGTCCTTCCAGACTTGGCGGCATCCTGTGGCGGATGCTGGACAGGGCGGGTACAAACGTCACACCCCCACTGCAGGACCATCCCGAACTTGCGCTGGGAGGTCAGCTATCGAGGATACGTTCCGCCGCGAGGGAGTTCAGGGTGCTGCGGACTTGGACACTGAACGCACTAATGTCGACATGGGCCGCGGATTATTGGGACCCGGCCAGCCGGTGGCAGCGTTTGCTCGTAACCTCCCGCCCGGACTGGCCGGAAAGTCTTCGGCGAACCGGCTTTATGTTGCTGTTTGCAAAAAGCGTATCGGCGCAGGCGATCATGCCGGCGTCGTCCTCGCGAACGATCGAGGTGCTCGGCAAGGTCCGCCAGCCATTGCGGGGCGATCCCGCGCTGAGGGGTCCGTTCCTGACTTTGCTGAACGTCGATTTTCAGGAGGATGACGAAGGACCGGTGCGAGCGGTCCAGGCCTACGCCCAGCCGGTCTATAACGGCGATACGCTCTTCCCGGTGGAATCGGGATTCGAAAGAGACGTTTCGCATCTGCTGTTCTGGCTACAGCAAGCTCTCTTCGACGCAGCGCCGGATCTTCGCATCAAGATCACCAAGCCGCTGTTCGCATTGGACACTCCGATTGGTCCGTGCAGGCCGGACTTCATATTGGAGGCGTCGTATCGAGGATCCCGGCCGGTGAACCTCATTATCGAAGCCTTTGGGATGGAGACCGAGGAATATCGGCAAGCGAAGGAAAAGACACTGCCTCGCATGAAGTATATCGGGCCGATCTTTGGCATTTTTCCCAAGGACCTCGCGGAGGCGCAGGCTGCAAATACCGCCAGGCGGCTACGAGACTGGGTGATCGATCAAGTTCGTCGGGCCGGAAACAACACATCGCCAACAGCCGACGACGACAGCCTGACCTGAAGATCATTGTGATCGCCATTTTCCATCACGTTTGGCCTTCACCGGACAGCGCTCAGCTCGACTCTCGCGGCATCGAGGAGCGCCTGTTGGATAATCACCAGTACCTCGGGTGGGCAAATTCCGACCATGCGCGACACGAAGTCGTCAGCCAGTCTGTGATCGTTGGCGCGAGCCTCCCCGGCGCCCACCCTCAAGATGTGCGGACACCGATTTGAGTGGAGGCGGCTATGTATGGCGACGTTGGTTCTCGCATGCGTATCCTTGAATGCCGCATTTAATTCAGAGACAGTTGCACCGGCGCCAGCCGCACCTGGGTTCGGTCGCTACAAGCCACCGTTGCTTATGTTACGCCGACAATTTGAACGTTGCAAATAAAGCGGATGACCTTAAAGTGATTCAAGGGAAGACGTCGCACCGTCAGGCGGGAGAATGTTTGCAGGGCACGACCCCCTCCTGGTCGCGCTTTCGGTGGTGATCGCCATCCTGGGGGATATACAGGATTCGGGCTTACGGCCCGTGTGCGGGGCACCGGTAGTGCCGACCGCAGGCTGTTGCTTGCCTGCGCGGCCTTCTTCCTTGCAGTCGGTGTCTGGACCATGCATTTCGTCGCCATGTTGGCAGCGCCAATCCCGCCGGATGCCACCTATCTTGTCCTGCCAACCGTCGTATCCTTTCTTATCTGTGCCCTTGTTATGGGGGTTTCGCTATTTTTCGTCTCCGTCGGCGAGCCTTCAAATGCGCGGGTGCTCCTCTCGGCATTGCTGCTCGGCTTGGGGATCGCATTGATGCACTATGTCGGCATCCATGGTCTTGCTGGCACCTTCCATATCGAGCATCAGCATGCATTAGTTGTGGCGTCCGTGGTGATCGCCGTGGGCGCGGCCTACGGCGGCCTGCGTATTTTTCTCGCCCGGCATGGCGGCATGCGGCTCGCGCTGAGTGCCACGGCATTCGGAGTGGCGGTCTCCGGCATGCATTTTACCGCCATGTACGGCATGCACTTCGTGCCGGGAAGCCCCGCCCACCACGCGACGACCGGACTGGCTGTCTCCCGCGAGGCTCTAGCCCTGATAGTATCGCCTTTGTGTTTTCTGATTATCTTCGGCTTTTTGCTGCTCCTACTACCCGAACCGTGGGCCCGCGCGCTGAATTCAGCGCCCGCCAGCCAGCCCGATACCATTGATGGCGAGGCGTCGCCGCTTGACCGGAACAGCTTGGATTCCGCCGACACTCAAGCAGAATTAACGCAGCGCCCGGGGGAGCGGCCCAGCATCGCCGTAATGACGCGGGTGCCTGTCGAGGGGCCCGACGGGACCCGTTTCGTCGAGGCCGCACGGATCCGCAGCGTGAGAGCAAACGCCCACTATACGCTGGTTCACGATGGCAACCGAGAACGGATGTGCCCATGGGCGATCTCGCAAGCCGAGGCCCGACTCGATCCTGCCATTTTCATGCGCGTCCACCGTAGCCACATCGTTTCCATTCCCCTCGTCTCATTGATCCGCAAGGAAGGCAATGGTGCTGTCGTAGAGGTAGACGGGGAGGTGCCGCATCTGGTTCCAGTGAGCCGCGTCAAAATTGCCGAACTGAGGGCACGCCTAGGGTTGGCTAAGCGCGACGACTCCTAGCTACGGCACAAAGCTTACGCAGTTCGTGATGGGTGGACCTCATTTCGTGCGATTCCCAGCGCTTCGTGCTCTGGTTATCATGGCCATCTTGCCAGCCTTGGCTTGTCAATAACAAACTTGCCGTCGCTATCTCCCTGAGAGGGTTGATCCCCAAGGTTCCCCACCGAAAAAGATATGTAGGTAGAATGTGAGCCGTAATTATTCACGGGCCGCCCGCTGGGGCAGCGGTGGCGCGAAACGTTTCGTCATGAGAAGCAATCTCGCAACGCATCCTTCGTGCCGGGAGGACTGCATGCTGGATCTCGATTTGCTCGATGAGCGACACGTGTCCATTGTCAAGGAAGCGATTACCGAACATCGTATCGGCTTCATCGTCCAGAGCATACATGCTAACGACGATCCGGCCCGGCTTCTATACGGTGAGTGCTTGCCTTACCTTATTGACAAAGAGGGGATAGAACACGCAGACGTTGTGTTTGTTCCCGCACTGGAGGCTTTGGGAGAAGCGCCCGTCCTGGACCGGCATATGCTCAAGCTTGTCCTGGATGCGCTAGAACCCAATTCTCTGTCGGTCCTAGGATATAGTTTCTCAAGTCACAACGTTTCCGATCCTGGGAGTTGGGCTCATATTCGCGACCAGATCGCCGCTCGACCTGAATTGTCGTCGCGGCTTGTACTAAAGTTTACCGGAATTCCGGCCTCTGCCGATGTCGCGCTGGCGATTAATTCGCTTTCAGAGGCGAGAGACTTAGGGTGCCGGATTGCGATCGACCACCGGTCGTGGACCGGAATCACCTGCGCGTTGACTCGCAAACATTGGCATTCGACAATATGCGAGAATGGATACATCGTAATGTGACAGAGGTATCTTGAGGTAGCCTGCAGCGCACCAGAGTTGTCCGTAAAGGACCGATGTCTTAATTCGAAGACTTACACGCATATCCTTTTAGAAGTCGACGAACTGGCGCGGCGATTGCCATGGGCGCCCTGAGCAACTGGCCTCTCTCGCCGCCCTTTTGCAAATCGTTCGATGGAGAGCGATCTATTTGGTTGGATAGCCAGATTCGATATGTTATAACATTATGGACCGAGAGTGAAGTGCGCCTTGCGACATGATCCCAAGTTCGGGTTTGCTCGAACACCCTGCAAGTCGCCGATCGGCAGAACTCGACAACATCTTTGTCAATGGTGGAGACGGGTACGAAGAACGTCAAAGTAATTGAACATGACGGCCTCTTTGGACGTGACACACTCCGCCGGTGTCGAAGGGCGCCTTTACCCGCGGACTCGCGTGGCAAATCGGCAACAACTGTTATAACGTCACATTGTACAGGACTTTTCTTAAAGAAACCGGAATTTTCCAAAATACACTCCATCACCAGATATGCCCATTCATATGACAGTCGACGTCATTATAACTGGACGTGGCGCTTCGACCGCTAACAGGCAGTGCGGCTCGACAAACCTACGGATCTCCAACAGGGACCTCGACGCCGCAGGCAGACCATTGACGCCTGTGCGCCGGAGCAACGGTTTCGACCGATCAACAATATTGAGGTTAGTCCTGGGATGCCGGGAAGAATTGAAGTTCCAGAACACCGCTCTCCGACCGAGTGGCCGAAAGCAGGCGCGCACATCTTTCATGAAATTCCGGAAAGCAAGGGGCTGCGTCTCATAACGGACAAAGGCGCGGCGGCTCATGTTGTTCGGCCACCGGGATCGCATACGCTCAAGGCCCGGGAACATTTGGCGACGGTGATGCTCGCACCTTCGCCTGGAATAAGGGTGTCTTTCGGCGATGATCACGTTGCGCACGAATACGACGGCGACGCCGGGATGGTATCGGTCACTCCTGCAAACACAGTACGCAACGTGACATGGTCTTCCACCTGCGAGAAGGTAATCGTTACCGTGCCGCCCCAGCGCTTTCTGGAGCTGGCGGCGCATGAGTTCGGCGCGGGTCATACGGTACTCCAACCGCCGCCACTCGGCGCCATAGACCTTCAGGCGCTGCATCTCGCGGAGATGTTGAAGGCGGAACTGGTACGCGAAGTTCCAAACAAGATCTACATCGAATCGCTAATCGCCATCTTTGGCGTGCACATCGTCCGAAATTATACAGGCTTGGACAAATTGCCGTCGGGCCGAAAGAGAGGCAGCGGCCTGTCGAACCGCAGTGCCGTGCGAGTTCGCGAGCTGTTGGAGTCAAGGTTTTCCAGCAAGATCACAGTGGCCGAGCTTGCGGCGGTCTCAGGCCTTTCTCCCCGCCATTTCATCCAGGCCTTTACGACGACCTTCGGCGAGCCTCCGCACAAATATGTTCTTCGACTGCGCCTCAATTTTGCTGAAAAACTCCTCGTCGAAAACGTACTATCGATCGCCGAAATCGCCCATCTGAGCGGATTTTCAGATCAGAGCCATCTGACCGTGACAATGTCGAAACATAGAAACAGGACCCCCAGACAGGTAAGGCAGCAACGATGATCTACTGTCGCTGCAATGCCTTGATCTCGTGGGAATTGGGTCTCATTTTTTTAGCGAGAAGCATCAAAGCGACGAGAGGAGTTTGGCCACACGCAAACATACTTACCTGATCTCTCCTGATCGTTTCATTTTTACCAAGGATCAACGCTGGTAGACACAGGTTTTTGTCGAGACGAGAGTGTCTGTTCTGAGCTTTTACGACGGAATGGCCGTACTTACTTCAAGGCGAATTCAGACCGGATCTTTCTAAAAAGAAACCGGAGTTTCGCAAAATACGTGTGCCACCGACTGTGGCTATCCTTGCGACAACACAATCATTCGGTGCGCTGTGGGGCTTTCTGGCAATCAGTCAATACGGTGTATTGGGTCATCCGGGGACATTTCGTTCCCGGAAACTCAAGTCTTTGTGCCAAGGGTAGAAGGGGCCTGGACTGCTCTGCAGCGCCAATATGGCGGTCAGATAAGCGACGCGGAGATCGACTATTTCTTTGCTTGTTTCGTGCTGGGGCTCACCACACCGGCTTTTACCGACCGGGATCCATCCCTCCATTTCGACGTCTGCCGCGCCCTTGTGTTGATCAAGCTGCCGCCGGACCGGGCTGACGCTGCGCTGTATTCCGTGCCTGCTCCTACTCAGGCAGGGGTGGAGAGCGTTTCCGAGTTGATCGAGAGCAAAGGGGTGGCGATGGGGCACGCCGTGCAAGACGAGTGGTACGATTAAGAAATTTTTTCAACGGCCAAGGCGAGCTCCGCGGCATCGGCGCGCCCGAGTAGCAACGAGGGAAATGTACGGTGACTGAATGCATGAAGGGGCATACACAGCGCATATTCCGGTTCGGTGTCCCCAAAACCGTATCGCCGGTGAAAGCGGCGACCGGTCTAGGCGGCGGCGGCTGATGGCGATCCTTCGCCTGGTCCACCGTGTTCTTGGCTTTCGGCGCAAGGGTCCGGGGCTTGGAACATTGGGCGCCGGCGGCAGCTTTGGTTCAGTCCTTACAGGTAGCCTGGCGCTCATCGTGATCGGCCTCGCGACGCCCGCCCACGCACAATATGCCGCCGGCGGCGGTTCGGCGACAGCCGGCGAATCGATAGCGGTAGGAAATGGCTCGAGCGCTACCAATGCCTGGGCCATAGCGATCGGCTTTCAGTCCGTTTCGTCTGCACAATACTCGGTGGCTCTCGGCCGGACTGCGTCGGCGACAGGCCCAGGTGGCGCCGTGGCGATCGGCAGCGGCACGATCTCAAACAACGTCAATACGGTCGCGCTCGGTGTCAACGCCAGCGCCACCGCGGCAGGTGCCAACGCCTTCGGCACCTTCTCCACCGCCTCGGGCGGGAACTCCACCGCCGTCGGCACCAGCACGACGGCCAGCGGCGGCTCTTCTTTCGCCGGTGGTTGGGGATCCATCGCCAGCGGAGCGCGTTCCACAGCATTGGGATTCCAAGCAAACTCCTCCGGGGTGGACTCGTTTGCCCAAGGTAATAACGCAGCCGCCAGCCAGCAGAACGCCATTGCCATCGGTTTCCAGGCGAATGCAACCGCGATAAACTCCCTCTATCTCGGCGCGCGCACGGGTGCTGGAACGGGCGCCCTTGGCCAGGGCGCCATCGCCATCGGCACGGACGTCACGGCTCAGACCAACGCGGTTGCGATAGGGGGCACGGCGAGCGCTTCCGCCTTGCAGAGCGTCGCGCTGGGCTATGCGGCCGCCGCAACGAGCAATGCAACGACCGCCGTCGGGACTGGTGCTCGGGCGCAGGGTCAGAGTTCGCTCGCGCTGGGCACGCAGGCTGTTGCGGTCGGCGACAGCACGGTTATGGTCGGACAAGGCGCCGGCGCCGGTTCAACCGCCGGCAATTCCAGTTCGGTCGCCATGGGCGTTGCGGCCGGCACGCTGGTGAGCGGCGCACAGAACACCGCCATCGGCAGCGGCATTCCCAGCGTCATGAGGGGCGCCGGCTCGGGCGTCACGGGCGCACGCAACCTCGCCATGGGAACCGGCGACGGCACCGCCACTTACGACGGCACGCTTTCGGCTTCGGCAGGCAACCTGGTGACGGGCAACGACAATATTGCGATCGGCACCAATGCCGGCATCGGCGTAGCCGCCAATGCAACGACATCGATCGGCTTCCATGCCATGGCAACCGCCGACAATACTGTTGCTGTCGGCCCCCAGGCCAATGCCAGCGGGACCAACTCGGCAGCGCTCGGCAACGTCGCGGTCGCTTCGGGCAACTTTGCGCTTGCCTTGGGTAATTCGGCTGTGTCGAGCGGGGTCGGCGCCGTCGCAGCGGGGTCGGGAGCCCAGGCTACCGCCGTCTCCACCACGGCGCTCGGCAACAACGCCAGGGCGACCGGCGCGAACGCAGCCGCGCTCGGACTGGGCGCTACCGCCAGCGGAATCAACAGTGCCGCTCTCGGCCGGGGCGCCCAAGCCAGCGCCCAGAACTCCGTCTCTGTCGGCGCTGGGACGAGGGCATCCGGGATAAACTCCGTCTATCTCGGATCGAGCACTTTTGCGACAAGCGCCAGTGGAGAGAGCGCCATCGGCATCGGCACGGACGTAACAGCGTCTGCGAACGATGCCCTTGCGATCGGACGCGAAAGCGGGGCGACCGCGACCAATGCCATCGCGATCGGTCTCCAGTCCGCCGCGGACTCCGCCGACGCCGTCGCCATCGGCACTGGCGCGTACGCGACCGGCGGCAAGGCCGTTGCGATCGGCGCAGGCAACACCGCTTACGGCGACGGCGCGGTCGCCATCGGTGATCCGAGCTATGCGAGCGGCACCGGCGCCTTCACCGGAGGTGCGAACAACATCGCCAATGCCGACGGCGCGGCGAGCGCCACCGCTGCCAATGCCGCCAACGGCGCGGTAGCGATCGGTAACGCCAACGTCGCCATCGGCCAAGGTTCCGTTGCGATCGGCAATACCAGCCGTGCGGGCGCTGCCGGTGCGGTCGCCTTCGGTGACGCTGCCGTCGCCAACAATGCTGACGATGTCGCCTTGGGTTCGGGCTCGGTCACCGACGCTGCGGTCGGCACGGCCAGCACCGTGATTGGCGGGACGACCTATAACTTCGCCGGTACTTCCCCGACGAGTACCGTCAGCGTTGGCGCAGCGGGTGCCGAACGCACCATCACCAATGTCGCGGCGGGCCGGATCAACGGCGGCTCCACTGATGCCATCAACGGCTCGCAGCTTTTTGCGACCAATCAGCAGGTCACCCAGAACACCACCGACATCGCCAATCTCGACGATACGATCACCGACATCAACGACGGCGCCGGCATCAAATATTTCCACGCCAATTCGACGCTGCCGGATTCGCAGGCGCTGGGGATCGACGCGGTCGCCATTGGCCCCAACGCAGTCGCGAACAATGCCGGGGACGTGGCGATCGGCCTGAACTCGGCATCCGGA
This Rhizobium leguminosarum DNA region includes the following protein-coding sequences:
- a CDS encoding helix-turn-helix domain-containing protein, producing MSRVKDDQSGNPADVSILKALSFQERLAIGLRRLKTERGLSNKDLAEQLGVSEAYMSQVTRAMRDVKLSTLDKMQREWNVIIEDLLRVTEEDLSRIEALKARRGKKKAPETTS
- a CDS encoding EAL domain-containing protein, with amino-acid sequence MLDLDLLDERHVSIVKEAITEHRIGFIVQSIHANDDPARLLYGECLPYLIDKEGIEHADVVFVPALEALGEAPVLDRHMLKLVLDALEPNSLSVLGYSFSSHNVSDPGSWAHIRDQIAARPELSSRLVLKFTGIPASADVALAINSLSEARDLGCRIAIDHRSWTGITCALTRKHWHSTICENGYIVM
- a CDS encoding helix-turn-helix domain-containing protein, which encodes MPGRIEVPEHRSPTEWPKAGAHIFHEIPESKGLRLITDKGAAAHVVRPPGSHTLKAREHLATVMLAPSPGIRVSFGDDHVAHEYDGDAGMVSVTPANTVRNVTWSSTCEKVIVTVPPQRFLELAAHEFGAGHTVLQPPPLGAIDLQALHLAEMLKAELVREVPNKIYIESLIAIFGVHIVRNYTGLDKLPSGRKRGSGLSNRSAVRVRELLESRFSSKITVAELAAVSGLSPRHFIQAFTTTFGEPPHKYVLRLRLNFAEKLLVENVLSIAEIAHLSGFSDQSHLTVTMSKHRNRTPRQVRQQR
- a CDS encoding YadA-like family protein produces the protein MAILRLVHRVLGFRRKGPGLGTLGAGGSFGSVLTGSLALIVIGLATPAHAQYAAGGGSATAGESIAVGNGSSATNAWAIAIGFQSVSSAQYSVALGRTASATGPGGAVAIGSGTISNNVNTVALGVNASATAAGANAFGTFSTASGGNSTAVGTSTTASGGSSFAGGWGSIASGARSTALGFQANSSGVDSFAQGNNAAASQQNAIAIGFQANATAINSLYLGARTGAGTGALGQGAIAIGTDVTAQTNAVAIGGTASASALQSVALGYAAAATSNATTAVGTGARAQGQSSLALGTQAVAVGDSTVMVGQGAGAGSTAGNSSSVAMGVAAGTLVSGAQNTAIGSGIPSVMRGAGSGVTGARNLAMGTGDGTATYDGTLSASAGNLVTGNDNIAIGTNAGIGVAANATTSIGFHAMATADNTVAVGPQANASGTNSAALGNVAVASGNFALALGNSAVSSGVGAVAAGSGAQATAVSTTALGNNARATGANAAALGLGATASGINSAALGRGAQASAQNSVSVGAGTRASGINSVYLGSSTFATSASGESAIGIGTDVTASANDALAIGRESGATATNAIAIGLQSAADSADAVAIGTGAYATGGKAVAIGAGNTAYGDGAVAIGDPSYASGTGAFTGGANNIANADGAASATAANAANGAVAIGNANVAIGQGSVAIGNTSRAGAAGAVAFGDAAVANNADDVALGSGSVTDAAVGTASTVIGGTTYNFAGTSPTSTVSVGAAGAERTITNVAAGRINGGSTDAINGSQLFATNQQVTQNTTDIANLDDTITDINDGAGIKYFHANSTLPDSQALGIDAVAIGPNAVANNAGDVAIGLNSASGTTTTVGGTTIGGTAYTFAGTTPAGAFSVGSAGAERQIQNVAAGQLSGSSTDAINGSQLFATNQQVTQNTNDIANLGDTIGDIGTTINNIAGDTSAPFTDANGDGIRYVRTNDRTLAVSDSSAQGIGSTAVGYDATAIADNSLALGRDSQATIDGGVALGSGSISDRALAPATGQISAGPTNFIEYNTTDKTLLGAVSVGTNTSYRQITNVADGTSAQDAVTIRQLQGAIASVAVTPSQYFHANSTAGDSLAVGAESIAVGPTTVVNGDNGIGIGNGAIVDQLAPGGTAIGQNAHVMLADGVALGTNSTAAGVQSVALGAGATSNHINSLALGAQSITTVGAQTNYAGFGLAALQNSAGEVSFGSSGAERKLTNVAAGSADTDAVNVSQLKGLGTNITNLIGGGTTINPDGTVTGPTYNIQGGSYTTVYDGFTAVDNALTNIANGGGIKYFHSNSTLADSIASGTDSVSIGPESVASGTNSLAAGHGSTATGTGAVALGQGAQANNANDVALGSGSVTEAAVGTSGTTIRGTRYDFAGTAPVGTVSVGADGAERTVTNVAAGRISADSTDAINGSQLHATNTAIEDLQGGIGNINDSAVFYDLNPDGSKKNSITLQGGDVNAPVVISNVGRGVRDTDAVNVAQLNQSSADARSYTDNRANYAIDTANDYTDQKFGQLNREMGGIRSEARAAAAIGLAAASLRYDDRPGKLSVAMGGGFWRSEGALAFGAGYTSEDGRVRANLSGTVADGDVGVGAGLSFTLN